Proteins co-encoded in one Gossypium arboreum isolate Shixiya-1 chromosome 11, ASM2569848v2, whole genome shotgun sequence genomic window:
- the LOC108471660 gene encoding myb-related protein 315-like, giving the protein MGRQPCCDKVGLKRGQWTIEEDHKLTNFILNNGIICWRKVPKLAGLLRCGKSCRLRWINYLRPGLKRGSFTDSEEHQIIQLHSRLRNRWSKIASHFPGRTDNEIKNHWNTRIKKKLKQLGLDSQKPFEIEKSRKNYGNKNNMNSDSSSSNKQEAISLESRPEDDHGMKICPKKAERPEEMKATVDETNDPLNNYQMLSGSSDLDWLKESNNVSMGETACVEEEYWVDGVDSFLSWNSFVHVEDKFFPSWEIGNGT; this is encoded by the exons ATGGGAAGACAACCTTGTTGTGATAAAGTTGGATTAAAGCGAGGTCAATGGACAATCGAAGAAGATCATAAGCTCACCAATTTCATACTCAACAATGGTATTATCTGTTGGCGAAAGGTTCCCAAGCTTGCAg GGCTGTTAAGATGTGGAAAAAGTTGCAGATTAAGATGGATAAATTATCTAAGACCTGGCCTTAAGAGAGGGTCTTTTACAGATTCTGAAGAACATCAAATTATTCAACTTCATTCACGTCTCAGGAATAG GTGGTCCAAGATTGCTTCACATTTCCCTGGTCGTACAGACAATGAAATCAAGAATCATTGGAATACTCGAATCAAGAAGAAGCTAAAACAGCTCGGTTTAGACTCACAAAAACCTTTTGAGATTGAGAAATCCCGGAAAAATTATGGTAATAAAAACAACATGAATTCAGACTCTAGTTCATCAAATAAACAAGAAGCAATTAGCTTAGAATCAAGGCCTGAGGATGATCATGGCATGAAAATTTGTCCAAAAAAAGCTGAAAGACCAGAAGAAATGAAAGCAACTGTGGATGAAACAAATGATCCATTGAACAACTACCAGATGTTATCTGGAAGCTCTGATTTAGATTGGTTGAAGGAATCCAACAATGTTTCAATGGGTGAAACAGCATGTGTTGAAGAAGAATATTGGGTTGATGGTGTAGATTCATTTCTTTCATGGAATAGCTTTGTTCATGTGGAAGATAAATTCTTTCCTTCTTGGGAAATAGGCAATGGAACATAG
- the LOC108471013 gene encoding alpha-soluble NSF attachment protein 2-like produces the protein MGDQSTRGEEFEKNAEKKLNSWSFFGSKYEDAADLFDKAANFFKLAKSWDRAGSIYVKLANCHLKLESNHEAAQAFVSAAHCYKKTSTKDAISCLQQAVNMFCDIGRLSMAARYYKEIAELYESEQHIEQAIDHYEKAADFFQSEEVSTSANQCKQKVAQFAAQIEQYQKAIEIYEEIARQSLTNNLLKYGVKGHILNAGLCQLCKGDVVAITNALERYQDLDPTFSGTREYRLLADIASALDEEDVTKFTDAVKEFDSMTPLDSWKTTLLLRVKEKLKAKELEEDDLT, from the exons ATGGGAGATCAATCAACCAGAGGGGAAGAATTCGAGAAAAACGCAGAGAAAAAGCTAAACAGCTGGAGCTTTTTTGGCTCGAAATATGAAGATGCCGCCGATCTCTTTGATAAAGCGGCCAATTTCTTCAAGCTCGCCAAATCct GGGACAGAGCTGGATCAATTTATGTAAAGTTAGCAAATTGTCATTTGAAA TTAGAAAGCAACCATGAAGCCGCTCAAGCTTTTGTTAGTGCTGCTCATTGCTATAAGAAAACATCGACAAAGg ACGCAATATCGTGCTTGCAGCAAGCAGTGAACATGTTTTGTGATATTGGAAGGCTCAGTATGGCTGCAAGGTATTATAAG GAAATTGCTGAATTATACGAGTCTGAACAACACATTGAGCAGGCCATTGATCATTACGAAAAGGCTGCAGATTTCTTCCAAAGTGAAGAAGTATCTACTTCTGCCAACCAGTGCAAGCAGAAAGTTGCACAATTTGCTGCTCAGATAGAACA ATACCAGAAAGCCATTGAGATCTACGAAGAGATAGCACGGCAGTCACTTACCAATAACTTGCTGAAGTATGGAGTTAAAGGGCATATTCTTAATGCTGGCCTTTGTCAACTCTGCAAAGGCGATGTCGTTGCTATCACCAATGCATTAGAGCGATATCAG GATCTGGATCCAACTTTTTCTGGAACACGAGAGTATAGGTTATTAGCT GACATTGCTTCTGCTCTGGATGAGGAAGATGTCACGAAGTTTACAGATGCTGTCAAGGAATTTGACAGCATGACCCCATTG GATTCATGGAAGACAACCCTTTTACTTCGAGTGAAGGAAAAACTGAAAGCTAAAGAGCTGGAGGAAGATGATCTTACCTAA
- the LOC108472396 gene encoding protein WVD2-like 7 produces the protein MGDSACLMQPFSYTAGIPNESKEGNPVAVLGQSISFGRFMSDQSLAWEKWSTFSHKKYVEEAQRYARPGSVAQKKAFFEAHYKTLAARKALLEQAKANEGMVQDIGTEVSEIMNLSSQMAALGHEETGSIYDGKENNNSDFVEFESSIVEGGDSVGEHNVLLEINLKNEAEIKDLELSEATHVENLEKKVNQSRKLEEVMELELSEETQIGKPLLKMSSYGRRTKVPSSPAIRPNKGNNVTPMSNKSAMEISDRKRSTPKSSHKFINSTPAKEISRLTSTIIRKIGGSRIASNSKPSKEFPTPLRTSNMASTSGRPKQSLATPWLENRSARMPFNSSASVSKTSRGKWNLLPTEKKSKYPAIFAPFSLRTEERAARRKQRLEEKFNASQEQKVEQQTTLKKKAETELKKLRQG, from the exons ATGGGAGACTCAGCTTGTCTCATGCAACCATTTTCTTACACTGCAGGCATTCCCAATGAATCCAAGGAG GGCAACCCAGTTGCTGTTCTTGGACAGTCAATATCTTTTGGGAGATTTATGTCAGATCAGTCCTTAGCTTGGGAGAAATGGTCAACTTTTTCTCACAAAAAATATGTAGAAGAGGCTCAGAGATATGCTAGACCCGGTTCAGTTGCTCAAAAGAAAGCTTTCTTTGAAGCTCATTACAAGACCCTTGCAGCTAGGAAAGCACTGCTTGAGCAAGCCAAAGCTAATGAAGGTATGGTTCAGGATATTGGAACTGAAGTCTCAGAGATAATGAACTTAAGCTCTCAAATGGCAGCCCTTGGCCATGAAGAAACTGGCTCCATTTATGATGGTAAAGAGAATAATAACTCGGATTTTGTCGAGTTTGAGAGCAGCATAGTGGAAGGAGGTGACTCAGTTGGTGAACACAATGTTCttttggaaattaatttgaaGAATGAAGCTGAAATTAAAGATTTGGAGCTTAGTGAAGCAACCCATGTGGAGAATCTCGAGAAGAAGGTTAACCAGTCGAGAAAGCTTGAGGAAGTAATGGAATTGGAGCTCAGTGAAGAAACCCAGATAGGGAAACCTCTACTTAAGATGTCGAGTTATGGAAGAAGAACCAAAGTGCCATCTTCACCTGCTATTCGTCCCAACAAAGGGAATAATGTCACTCCAATGTCCAACAAGTCTGCAATGGAGATTTCTGATAGAAAGAGATCAACTCCAAAATCAAGTCATAAGTTTATCAACTCCACCCCTGCAAAAGAAATCAGTAGATTAACTTCCACCATTATTAGAAAGATAGGTGGTTCAAGAATTGCTTCCAATTCTAAACCATCTAAAGAATTCCCCACGCCTTTAAGGACTTCAAACATG GCCTCTACAAGTGGAAGACCAAAGCAGTCCTTAGCCACTCCATGGTTGGAAAATAGAAG TGCTAGAATGCCCTTTAATTCCTCAGCCAGTGTGAGCAAAACATCTCGTGGAAAATGGAACCTTCTTCCAACAGA GAAAAAATCCAAGTACCCTGCTATATTTGCACCTTTCAGTTTGAGAACTGAAGAGAGAGCTGCAAGAAGAAAACAG AGGCTTGAAGAGAAATTCAATGCAAGTCAAGAACAAAAAGTAGAGCAGCAAACGACACTCAAG AAAAAAGCTGAAACAGAACTGAAGAAACTACGTCAAGGCTAG
- the LOC108471658 gene encoding uncharacterized protein LOC108471658, with amino-acid sequence MKREAPQQGVVRTYPVHLSPWNPKPKTRSVQTLDSLPVSGSFSTVTPKASNHSKFSGKCGRLHCVECHLNPVSKSKDKSKGTQKFRTCNLAGFKFSGFSATGVLEYLYSFNDDDDDDEIGNHVNDHDYVYEDVGTCVLNDNDDNDDFLAKFWSLHDKQNDDDDDDDTSYCDVDFMLDIEEDEGWCLLREL; translated from the coding sequence ATGAAGAGGGAGGCTCCCCAACAAGGCGTGGTTCGGACTTATCCAGTCCACCTATCTCCTTGGAACCCGAAACCCAAAACCCGAAGTGTACAGACACTCGATTCCCTCCCGGTTTCTGGATCGTTTTCCACGGTGACACCAAAGGCCAGCAACCATTCCAAGTTTAGTGGAAAATGTGGGAGGTTACATTGTGTTGAGTGTCATTTGAATCCGGTAAGTAAGTCCAAGGACAAGTCAAAGGGTACTCAAAAGTTTAGGACATGTAATTTGGCCGGTTTCAAATTTTCCGGGTTTTCTGCCACTGGAGTTTTGGAATATTTGTATAGttttaatgatgatgatgatgatgatgagatTGGTAATCATGTCAATGATCATGATTATGTCTATGAGGATGTTGGTACATGCGTTCTTAACGATAACGACGACAATGATGATTTTCTGGCTAAGTTTTGGTCTCTGCATGACAAGCAGAACGATGACGACGACGACGACGATACGAGTTATTGTGATGTGGATTTCATGCTAGACATTGAGGAAGATGAAGGGTGGTGTTTATTGAGAGAACTGTGA
- the LOC108471152 gene encoding cystinosin homolog, with protein sequence MASWNSIPLEITYETFGWLAFFSWSISFYPQVILNFRRKSVVGLNFDFVLLNLTKHSSYMIYNVCLYFSPVIQRQYFEKYGSGEMIPVAANDVAFSIHAVLLTAITLFQIVIFDRGTQKVSKISVGIVIAVWLIAAICFFIALPSQSWLWLISIFNSIQVFMTVIKYIPQAVMNFARKSTDGFSIGNILLDFVGGLANYAQMAVQSIDQNSWVNFYGNIGKTLLSLVSIFFDIIFMCQHYLLYPAKKATFRSKLEREGKEPLVKSFDETASENV encoded by the exons atggcttCTTGGAATTCAATTCCACTGGAAATCACGTACGAAACTTTTGGTTGGCTAGCCTTTTTTTCGTGGTCCATTAGTTTCTACCCTCAAGTCATCTTAAATTTTCGAAGAAAAAG CGTTGTTGGGTTGAACTTTGATTTCGTGCTGCTGAATTTGACAAAACACTCCTCTTATATGATCTACAACGTTTGCCTCTACTTCAGCCCTGTTATTCAGAGGCAATACTTTGAGAAATATGGCTCTGGAGAG ATGATCCCAGTAGCTGCTAATGATGTCGCGTTCTCAATACATGCTGTTTTGTTGACGGCTATTACTTTGTTTCAAATTGTGATTTTTGAT CGTGGGACGCAAAAGGTATCTAAGATTTCTGTGGGAATCGTCATTGCTGTGTGGTTAATCGCCGCCATTTGTTTCTTCATAGCATTGCCTAGCCAATCATGGCTTTGGTTAATCTCCATCTTTAA CTCGATACAAGTTTTCATGACTGTGATCAAATATATTCCCCAG GCAGTCATGAACTTTGCACGAAAGAGTACAGATGGGTTCAGCATCGGAAACATTTTGCTTGATTTTGTTGGAGGATTGGCAAATTACGCACAGATGGCTGTACAGTCTATAGATCAAA ATTCTTGGGTGAACTTTTATGGAAATATAGGGAAAACATTGCTTTCTTTG GTATCCATATTCTTCGACATTATTTTCATGTGTCAACATTATTTGTTGTATCCTGCTAAGAAAGCAACCTTTCGTTCTAAACTCGAACGAGAGGGCAAGGAGCCACTTGTCAAGTCTTTCGATGAAACCGCCTCGGAAAATGTGTAA